A single genomic interval of Argopecten irradians isolate NY chromosome 8, Ai_NY, whole genome shotgun sequence harbors:
- the LOC138328892 gene encoding uncharacterized protein, giving the protein MSVSYPGAFQPVTKTLPSGDTDYFVDGALFCNYPLHCYDGWWLSMNPEDSFLKRIHRIQDLPKTLSKRNRFGQRNHKTLGFFLTSDEGPDLFKYYLEDKTEDEFGVMHHSPVPDSKLARKELRKKVKREKIQECIIKAVDEFIKVLKKHDVNGDGKINMAEMENVFADTEFSDKSKRIIFGHRQNYSAMEAFNLLDANSDGQVKYLAKENITFSVPCAQ; this is encoded by the exons ATGTCTGTTTCTTATCCAG GTGCTTTCCAGCCAGTCACGAAAACCTTGCCAAGTGGTGACACGGATTATTTTGTAGATGGCGCACTTTTCTGTAACTACCCACTACACTGCTATGACG GATGGTGGTTATCAATGAACCCAGAAGATTCCTTTTTAAAGAGGATCCACCGTATCCAAGATCTACCTAAAACTCTAAGCAAACGGAACCGGTTTGGACAACGGAATCATAAAACTCTTGGATTCTTTCTG ACATCCGATGAAGGCCCTGACTTGTTTAAGTATTACCTTGAAGACAAGACGGAAGACGAGTTTGGGGTCATGCATCACTCGCCTGTTCCCGACTCTAAACTTGCTAG gaaGGAACTGAGAAAGAAAGTCAAGAGGGAAAAAATTCAAGAATGTATAATAAAAGCAGTGGACGAGTTTATAAAG GTTTTGAAGAAACACGATGTTAATGGGGACGGCAAGATCAATATGGCGGAAATGGAAAACGTTTTTGCTGAC ACCGAGTTTTCTGACAAGAGCAAGCGGATTATATTCGGCCACCGACAGAATTACAGTGCAATGGAGGCGTTTAATCTGCTGGACGCCAACAGCGACGGACAGGTGAAATATTTAGCAAAAGAGAATATCACTTTTTCAGTACCATGTGCACAATAA